In Diabrotica undecimpunctata isolate CICGRU chromosome 9, icDiaUnde3, whole genome shotgun sequence, the DNA window tgaagtcaagaatttataaagccagtataggaccaataatgacatatgccttagaaataaggcctgacacagccacaacacaaatgctactggaaatggcagagatgagagtactaagaagacTTACAGGTAATACgttgagagatcaaaagagaagtgaagacattagaagaaaatgtatcgtgtggtgtataaataaatggactgatgatgatgaaaaaaagATGAAACACCTAATTAAGCAGAATCGggaagacccgtgtcgtcaaaatcttcttcttcaagtgccatctccgcggcggaggtcggcaatcatcatagctattcggacttttgagacggctgctctgaaaagttcatttgatgtacatccgtaccactctctcaggttgcgtagccatgacattctacgcctccctatgcttctttttccttggatctatccctgcataatcagttggagcaaggtgtatttctctccacgtgtgatatgtccgagatattctaattttcttgtttttattgaatttaaaatttccatttctttgttcatccttcccagaacctctttgtttgtgacgtgttctgtccatgatattttcagaattcttctgtacacccacagctcaaatgattccagtttttttattgatgtcgcattcaaggtccaagaatccattccataaaataaagtcgaaaaaacatagcacctcgccaacctaactcttagttccagttttaaatccctggtacatagaactcttctcattttgttgaaatttgctctagccttttctattcttatttttatctcctgattgtaataatttgtggagttaatcattgttcccagatatgcatatttgtccacttgtttaacgttggttccgtttattagaagattctcgttatttctttgagttttcgatattctcataaatttcgtcttcttgacattcattgttagaccatactcttttccatactctgctattctggttaccagtctctgaagatcttcaatgttttcggctaagatcacagtgtcgtccgcatatctaatgttgttaatgggaactccatttaccgttatttcagctgtttcaccctcaagagtttttttcaggacctcttcggagtaggcattgaaaataattggcgacaatacgcatccctgtcttactccacatctaatttcaatttctcctgacagctgttcgttaatacgtattttgctcgctgtttatagtataaatttgatatgatcctgaggtcgttgtagtcaatcttctttgatttcaggacattcattaaatgtttatgtcgtactttatcgaatgctttattatagtcaataaaacatgcgtatatatctttattgacgtccaggcatctttgtattagtatattaagtgaaaaaagagcttcacgtgttcctaggcctttgcgaaaaccaaattgtgtattattaacgtctatgtccagtttgtgatatattcggttatggatgactttaagtagtaactttagcgtatgagacattaagctaatggtgcggtaatcgctgcattctcttgtgtttttctttttagggagacaaataaaaatagatgttaatcactctttgggtaatacgcttgaactataaatttggtttaagagtgtcactaaaacatcaatgtgcttctcatctagaatttttaggatttctataggaagcatatcaggtccagggcttttcccgctcttcattgtttttaatgcgtgcaatatttcttcttttgtaatatatggacctatttttTCTGACGTCAATATAGCAAGAGGtaaatcaccaatcggcagaagaagtatcggacgatttTGCAAAAGATAGAGCGACaaacttccatagaggtattcatccgccaatgaacaagcagaattgcttgtaaagagaaagaagaaaaactgAAGAATTTTGGTTTAGATTTTGAatgaatttttattacatatctCGATTTAAAAGTACGTATATACATGTTTTTTATGATACTGCTAATATATTTCTGAAACAATGTTGATTTATGTATTCGTAATGGTAATGGAGTAGCAGTGGACAAAGATAAAGTTTAATAAGAGCACCGTGCCAATATTATTCCAAGGTAAACTTTTTGATAATGGAAAGAATGAAGCAAACTTAATAGACGTTCTCATAACTGATCTATCAGAAGTGGGTTTTATTGTTGACCAGACAGAATCTGATGCAGACATAGTCATCATCCGCTCTGCGCTTGCTGCATTTTAGGATTACGATTCTGTGACTGTTGTAGCAGAGGATATTAATACTTTTATCTTGCTCACGTCGTTAGGATGGGAGCAGCCCACTTTTGTGTGTCAAAAGGGTCCaatttttaaaaacctttaaaagagTGTAAGTCGCATCAATTATACTGTTCAAGttttatatacagattgaaccaatttaaaacggaacatacaatttaatatatgtctgtttgaactgcatttgaaatagtggaccaatataaaacttggacaaaaataaatccatacccggtgatagacattgtataaaatatcgttcaactatctgtctcctttaaaggaaagaggagcttgcctaatagtcggagagatagagccgaaattttaaactgatcagtaatatttctctattggaatatattcattgtaactgggttaagactttgccttacaggcggacgcccctcgtggtacagggggtggctatacagggatgaagttgtcatttttttcggaaaaattaacgatcgataatatggctgaacatttgcccagagtaagatcttggtataactagacgaaatcccaaagggcagacgcgagagtggatacataaggggtggcggacagggatgaggttgcaattttttggggaaaaattaacgataagtaatatgtccgctaTTTTCATTTCCATTCGCATTTCCACGAATTAGTTATGACGCTATCTAATGTATTGATGAAAAGaggccaccaccattttttacCTCGTATATTTGTTCTGTAATTAGCAATGGCGTTGTCGTGAAGATCTACTCCGCCcatgtatttattatattgttttatgaGGTCAGGTTGTGGGATTTGGATATCTTTACGTTCTTTTCGGTTGTATCTTTTAGCAGTTGTAAGTGGTTGAACAGCAAAATTATTACTAGCGACTGTAACAACTGAATTATCATTCCACCTAAGCAGAGCAACTTTGGATTTTTCACTGTAAGCATAGTCATATGCTCCTCtgtctttttttgttaatattttgaccCCATCTAAAGGAGCTTTATTTGTTCGATTTTCTCGAATGGTACCCGTAgcaaaataattcatctgttgtAATTTTTCGAAAAGCTTATACGacgaaaaataattatcaaaaaaaactcTGTGGTGCAATGGATTTTCAAGTGCAGATAAAAGGTCAATCACTATTTGGCCACCAAGTCCAAGTGGAGATTTTTCTTTTTCCGTGTTTGCTCCAGCGTACGGTATAAAAGTAAACAAGTGCCCATCTGATGAACACAAACACCACAACTTGAAACCAAATCTTACCGGCTTTCCTTTTATAAACATCTTACAGGAATGGCGACCAAAATAGGGTACCATTTGTTCGTCGATCGATAGATTGTGGGCGAATATTCCAAACTGTTTATTCCTAGCGTTTATGGCTTCAAAAAATGGTTGAAGTTTTGCGAATTTATCATTTTGATTGAGATTTGCATTGTTTGATAGATGGATATTTCTTTTGATATTCCTGAACATGTTTCTACTCATACATTTTCTTACAATAGGCAAACCCTTATCTTCGTCCAAACTCCAGTATAAATCTGTTTGCGGTAATATGTGGTAACCCGATAGTAtcaaaataccaagaaattttttaagaaaatttccAATGGTGTTTTGCCCTCCAGTGCGTCTTTTATTTGTTGTAGACTATTATGTTCATTTGAGGTAGGTAAATGGGTATAAACAACTTCTTTTTTTTCCCACTCTATATTTTCCCTCTCTTTTTTACCAGAAAATCGTCTTTTCTTTCCTGGCACAGGTTCTTCAGGCTCATCGCAAATGTCATTATCGATATCAACCTCAATTTCCAAGGTACCAGCTATTTCTTTATCAATTGATTCGTCATTCATAAGTAAATTCTCGTCAATATCCTCTTCATCAGTCAACTCGTCTACATTAGGTGGTATATAGACAGCATCCACAAATCCTATCAAAATTTATGATGTTATTTATacacgaaaaataaaaaattatatcaacATACCTCGTTCTATTTCTAAATCATTAACAATTTCTTCTAACGCACTTTCTAGCTCCCTATGGGTCAAAATATGTCTTTTTGGCATAGCTAAATTCAGTAATAAACAGCACGTGTATACTTAGTTCTTGTCGATACGAAATCTACCGCATAACTAACCACTATAACTACTAAAGAATGAGCCGACAAGATCTGTCGAGTTGCTGCGTACTTATTCACAGATTCCGCCAACGGTGCGCTAACGCACCACTATATAATGACAATCTGTTTCttagaaaaataaatatcttaTCACCAAAAATGACTTATACATAGATTTGTTTATCTTTTCagaacagtaataaataaaaagcgtccaaacaaaaatgtatcatatagtttatttttaaagttatggCTAGGCATTTTTAAAATGGTAAACATGAACTATATTAAAAAATTCACAGAAAGCAAGGAAACAATAAAAATAGAAAGATAATATATTGAATTAAATGTTTAAAGGTTGTATATTAAACTACCGCAATGAGGTTTTCTGTTGAAatgctttaataaaaaaaaaaaaaatccgaaaatgggTTAAAGAAGATGAACAACAACAAAGAATTCCATATAGGCACATAGAACATACATTCCATGACAAAAGATGAAAAATTATGCATACTAGAAGAGGAGTTGTGAACATTAATTGGGATATAATGGAACTATCAGAAGTTAAAAGAAGATGTGAAGGGAATGTGGACTTACATTCAGACAACAGTCTCTACTACATAGACAAAGAAGATTATACATACAGTGGAGACGGTAGGTGGAATAACAAGTTGAAATAATTCATAGCATCTCGGACATGGTTACATACATGATCTTAAAACCAAATTCACGAACCAGAATAAAGATTGTGCAGGTTTATGCTCCTATTGAAAAAGCAACTGatgatgaaataaatatttttacgaaGATCTTAAAAAAGCTATAGACAACAACAaagaatctaaaataatattaatggtaGATTTTAACgccagaatttaaaaaaaaatgaagactCCGGAAACGAGATTGAAAATTTTGGATTCGGCACAAGAAAGGCAAGAAAAGAAAAACTTATGGAATTTCTGGAAGAAGAAAACATGTATACTATAaataccttttacaaaaagaaaccaACAGAACGTGGACATGAATCGTACCTAAtggaactaccaaaaatgaaatagactattttctctcaaacaacaaaataatatttaaagacgTCACAAAAATAAACAACATCACAACTGGTAGTGCCCATCGTATAAATAGggctaaaataattattaatataaaacaagAGAGAAAAAGGATCTTAAAAAAAACAACGCGGATAGATGCCTTTAAAGTAAGAACACATGAAGAGGAATTTCGAAAGGTCTTAGAGGGTAAGTTCGAATCAGATCATTCACATAATTAAGACTAAATTGACGgcattaacaaaaatataaataaaaacctaGAATCCGGACTACAGctcgcaaaaaaaaacaagaaataaagaagacaaaataagaaaCTATATAACTAATGAAGGAGAGAAGACAACTACAAGAGGAAAACAAACGCCACACTCAAGCATACgtagaacttaataaaacaattaaaaaagatttaaaaagtgACATAAAAAATGGAACCAAAACTTAATAGAGCAAGTCGTTGAAAACAACGGAGGCCTAAAATgtctaagaacaaaattgggtgTCCAAAAAGTCATCGCAATTGAAAACACCAATAATAAGAAAGAGAAGGACACATATAAAATAACAAAGGTGGTCAAAGACTTCTACCAAACCTGGTACAGCTCGCAAAGCCAACCTAATGAATcaacaatagaaaaataaaaaaagtgggATCAGATTTACTCCCGAATATagagggattcgaaatagaaggagctttaaaagagctaaaaataataaagctccaggacacgacggtgtAATTGCCGAGCTCATAAAAACAAGCAAGACAGTAACAATCCctatactaacagagctatttaatagatgtctctaTAATAGTAGAATCCTTAAAGACTGGAACAAGAGTCTAGTAGTATTCTTACACAAAAAAAGGAGACAGATGTGAGCtaaagaattatagacctatattgttgctcagtcaagtatacaaactgtttttacaataaaacaaattattaacaATCGGTTGACTTAAAAAATGGATAACTACCAActggttgaacaggctggctttcgcaaaggatatagtacatcagaccatctgctgacaataagaacactgatagagaaggcaaatgaataccaacttcCTCCCTTTCTTGCCTTCatagactatgaaaaggcatttcaTACTATCGAGATGTGGACTGTAGAACAAGGTATtattaattgtagaatagattcgagatgtaggcaactaatacataatatatatgaaaacgcAATTacgatagtacaactagacgaaaatacaaatctcTTCCCCATTAAGAAATAAGCTAACCAAGGCAAATTGAATAAACTAGCAACAATAGAAAggacaatggaaagagcaatgttaggtatacgactatcacacAAAAAGAGGACCgcctgggtaagatcaaaaaagTTGAGTATATCACAACGGCCCAACTCAAATGGAGTTTCGCAGGTCATACTTTTAGACAAAAAAACCAAAGTTGGAACGCCAAAAAACAACATAGGAGACCTTACAACGGttgacgaccaagaggaagaccacagataagatgggtggacgacatcaaaagaatagccggaacaaattgtaAGTATGTTGCTCAagatagagatcgatggaagaaGTTGTGAGAGACCTATGTCAAAAAATGAACAAGAGGAGACTAGAAAGAAATATGTTCACTATTATATCGCATGGAAATTGTCAGTGACTTAAGCCTAATGGGGTTACCACTTAAAAAAACGCACCTCCAGACTCTACCTCATAGATAGTCGATATCAAACTAATGATTCCACGGTAATGTTAACaaagtaataaattatataaataaagaatatatataatataaaactaAGCGTAGTGGTTTGTTTATATCATCTtcttataagtatttaaaaatccGACCAACTTCGGAGTGCTGTAAAACCCACTCATTAATAAAATTCAATACATTAGTAAAAATGATTTGTTGGAAACCGTCTTTGTATTGTAAAATAATcagttaattgtaaaattgtaaaataataattaagtttagttataaaaattgtatcaaatgttttttcattttacgaTTAAAAGTAATAAAGGCAGAGTTATGGAccatttaatttgctacaaatattgttttttaaaattttctgtagtattcctagtttacgagatacagcgcgaaaaccctttgcaCCCTTATTCCAAGATGGCGAGTATTTAAGAGCCCAGACAACTTGGAGCGATGTAAAAtccagaaaaataaataaaattaaacaaatttttagtgACAATTACTCTATAAAAAACCCCCAATACTATTGCTTAAatcttattttattaaaaaatgaccaGAAAGAAGTTCTAAAGCCCAAAATAAAATTTACTCAAaaatttttaggtatttttattaataacttttttattttaaattttacgataaaaactaataaaaataaaaaattttctatagaaaaaaattttctgaaaaatttacgagatacagcgcgaaaaccctttgcCTCTCTTTTACCAAGATGACGGCCGGCGAACCAGGGTTGCGACTCCACAAACTTGAACTTAGGTTTATACTGACCGCCCCTACAcatcaacaaaataaaattgcgtcctctcAAAACTGTAATACAATGTAACTTTTCAAtacactataaataataataaaaatatgtagaTTATCTTACATCTGGTGTTAATAGAGCAAATCCATATTGCACACAGCACAATACTGTAAAGCAaagaaatattttattcattttttcgtCTACTTTATCAGTGTTATATGTAACAAGATTTAATGATGACTGAACTACTTAGAGAAACGAAAAAATTGCCGCTATTTCTCCAGGCAAACAggaaatttaaaagtttaaataaaatttattttaacttgATATGATCAATCTATCGATATACGTAGTAAATTAATCTTAAAAATAATCAGCTTACATCCTTCTTATACTAATTAATTAACTGTTAACAAATATATGTGAttagataataaatattttgtcaaTATTCCAACCATATAAACTATTTATTAGTTAGTATAACAAgctaatttttacaattttttttctattcttttttatcttaaagatattttaaatttaatttaaaaaaatataaggaataaaaaatatttaaaaagattctaaTGCAATGTAACCAGCATAAgagttttcaatatatctatcACTTTGGCTATTGGttataaatttgaagttttttatcAGACAATGAAACTATATTTTGGTAAAATTCACaatatttaatactaaaaacatgtaaacaCAAACATTTAGgtctttaaaaaaatcatgtGTAAAAGCTGTGTCGAAAAATGGTACACACAGTCTGTGAAAGAAATAAACTcggaataataattattattattcaatTTTTTGCTTGACAGTAATGAGTGTCAAAAAAGCAGTTGGTACACAAGAACTTCTCACAGCATGCTAGATAAGATGTTTTAACACGTTTTGTTAAACGTGTCACTATTAATTTTATAACATCTTGTACAACGACCTCTCTCTTCCACTTCGGAAAGTTTGTGAATTCTTTTTTGGTTAACACGACGATCATCCAAATTTTCAATCTGAAGATGTGGACTACAAAAAATTCTGAGGCGATTCCTTCTCTAAATAATGAcacctatttttttttattgttgtagcCTCGTATGCAGTATGTGCATCTGTAATAAGAtgtattaagagcgtaggcgcaaaatttcgggccaatgctttctAAATGCATTCacttttttcgaatcctgagaaaacttataaatatttttgaaaaatttaaaggcagaatgaaagattacattattaccgagggccaaaagtccGTTAGAATAAACAAAAGGTTTCTTTTGAacgagatatttgaaattaaaaatcacactaaattttctcttctttttcacccctataacttactaaaataaacattatagaagttttcagggactttcggccctcggaaataatgtaatctttcattctgcgtttaaatttttcaaaaatatttattagttttctcaggattcgaaaaaaatgaattcatttaaaaagcattggcccgaaattttgcgcctacgctcttaaccaAAAGTTCTATTGAGATTTTCCGATACCATTTAATACCCCTACGCACTGCTAATGAATATGATGATTTTTGATCAGATACGTCTATAAATGATTTCACATTATTATACCTCACGATTGTGGAAGGCTTTCTCACGAGACCCCTTTTAGTTGGTACATCCAATATTTCAGGCGCAGACTCCGTAGTGAGAAACATGACatctcttttgtcttttaattttccAATCATGACTTTATGTTACTCTGTCTCATAACTTATTTACCCCTTTTTAATTTGGACTCAATTACTACTTTCGGATTATGCTTCCTGTTTTTTCTTAGTATGCGTATTaaatgtatatcttttttttattaatattattttatttatccaCATCAACCACTAGGGTTATTAGCGGCAGGTTTATGatacaaatagagaaaataagTCACATTTTAAACGTCATGACTTACAACAATATGGTATAAtctataacaaaaattaaatcataatttaTTATAGAGTTTGCCGTAATTTAGAAAAGACAgaacttcattgaattttgtaaccagtgcttctttcaggctgttgggtatctcgaatatcgccttggctgaagtgtactctggacattctattattatatggttTACTGTGCAAGGTGTTTGGCATCTTTTGCACACTGGTGGTGGTTCTTTGGAGATTATGTAGCCGTGATAAGCCAGAGTCTGCTGATAATTACCTGGTCTTTTCTTTTTGGTGGTATAGGAAGATTTTTTGAAGATACGTCTGGTTTGATGC includes these proteins:
- the LOC140449452 gene encoding uncharacterized protein; the encoded protein is MPKRHILTHRELESALEEIVNDLEIERGFVDAVYIPPNVDELTDEEDIDENLLMNDESIDKEIAGTLEIEVDIDNDICDEPEEPVPGKKRRFSGKKERENIEWEKKEVVYTHLPTSNEHNSLQQIKDALEGKTPLEIFLKNFLVF